GACGGGTTCGGTGTCGTTCACGTCCCACCCCAGCGGCGCCCGCTTCTCCCAGGACTCCTCGAACTCGGAGAAACCCGGGATGCTCTTGGCGGCGATGGTGCGGATGGGGCCGGCGGCCACCATGTTCACCCGGACGCCATCGGGTCCGAGCCCCCGCGCCAGGTAGCGCGACGCAGACTCGAGAGCCGCCTTGGCCACGCCCATCCAGTTGTAGGCAGGCCACGCAAACCGGGCGTCGAAGTCCAGCCCAACGATCGAACCCCCGTTGGTCATGAGCGGTGCGACAACCTCAGCCACCGTCTTGAGCGAGTACGCAGAGATCTCCATGGCGACCGCCACGTCCGACCACTGGGCGGCCATGAAGTCCTCCCCAAGGCACACCTCGGGGGCGAATCCGATGGCATGCAGCGCTCCGTCCACCCGGCCCCACCGATCAGCCAGATGCCGCCGGAGGGACTCGGCCTGTTCGGCCGACGTGACGTCGAACTCCAGGACCTCGGCCTCTAAGGGCAACTTACGTGCCGTGCGTTCAGTGAGGCGAAGGCCCCGTCCAGCGCCGGTCAGGATCACCTCGGCGCCCTGCTCCTGGGCCAAACGGGCTACGGAGAAGGCCAGCGAAGCGTCGGTAAGTACGCCGGTGATCAGCAACTTCTTGTCGTCCAGGATGCCCACGTGGAATCCGTCCTTGTCTGTTGGGAAACCGACGCACTCGTCGGGGAACCGATTCGGAGGCTACCGGACGACCCCGGTAGCCTCGCCGGATGGAGATCGGACTGCTCGGAGCAACAGGCCCCGCCGGACAGGCCCTCGCTGCACGGCTGGCCGGAGTGGGACACGACGTGGTGGTCGGGTCACGCTCGAAGTACCGAGCCATGGAGGTACGGGACGCGATCCTCGACAAGTGGCCCGACCGGTCGCTCTCGATCCGATCAGCCGACAACTCGGGTGCCGCGGACGCCGAGGTAGTGGTGATCGCCACCCCATGGGACGCCGCTGCTGCCACCGCCCGGTCGGTGGCCGATCACCTTCACCGCAAGGTGGTGATCTGCATGTCCAACGCCATTGCCCAGGTGGCCGGAGAGTTTCAGCCGCTAGTGCCGCCGCGCGGGTCGGTATCGGCCAGCGTCCAGGCCGAGGTGCCCGATGCCTACGTGGCGGCCGCCTTGCACCATGTGGCAGCAACCGAGCTAGGCAACCTGGACACCGCATTAGCCAGCGACGTACTGGTCTGTTCTGACCACCAGCGGGCTACCGAAACGGCCTCAGAGATCATTGCCAAGATCCCGGGAGCCCGACCGTTGGACGCCGGCGGCCTATCCAACGCCATGGCCATAGAGGCCTTCACCGCCGTACTGTTGCAGCTCAACAGCCGGTACCGGACCCGGGTGGCCGTTCGGCTGACCGGCATCGACGACTGAGACCCTTTCGTGCCCGATCTCACCATCACCCTTCCCGACGGTTCGCAGCGCACTCTGCCCGAAGGTGCCACGGGCGCCGATCTGGCGGCAGACATCGGCCCCGGCCTGGCCAAAGCGGCGGTCATCGTCAGCGTCGACGGCGAGGGCCGTGACCTCGGTCGACCGTTGGCTGATGGTGACGCCGTCTCGGTGGTGACCGCCGACAGTGATGAGGGCCTCCACACGCTGCGTCATTCCACCGCCCACGTGCTGGCCCAGGCCGTCTTGGATCTCTGGCCGGGCGCCACCCACGCGATCGGCCCGCCCATAGAGGATGGCTTCTACTACGACTTCGAACTTCCGGACGGTGCTTCCTTCACCGCGGACGACCTGGCGGCAATTGATGCCCGGATGCGGGAGATCATCGACGCCGACCAACCCTTCGAGCGATTCGAAGCGGGAGCCACCGAGGCACTCGAGCTCTTTGCCGATCACCGCTACAAGCGGGAGATCATCGAGAAGGTCACGGCCGGTGGAGCGGACCCAGAGATGGCCGGCGAAGCATCGAACGACGGATCGGTCTCCTGGTATCGCAACGGAGAGGGTTTCGTTGACCTCTGCACCGGGCCCCACGTGGCGTCCACCGGGCGACTGGGCCACTTCGCGTTGCAGAAGGTGGCCGGCGCCTACTGGCGGGGTGACGAGAAGCAGCCCATGTTGCAGCGCATCTACGGCACTGCTTGGGCTGACAAGAAGGCACTCAAGGGGTACCTGCATCGTCTCGCCGAAGCGGAGAAACGCGACCACCGCCGGCTGGCCGCCGAACTGGACCTGGTGTCCTGGCCGGATTCGCTCGGACCCGGACTGGCTGTGTGGCACCCCAAAGGTGCTCTGGTGCGAAAGATCATCGAGGACTACAGCCGGGCCCGTCACGAGACGGGCGGCTACGACTTCGTCTTCAGTCCCCACATCGCCAAGTCAGTGCTGTGGGAGACCAGTGGGCACCTCGACTTCTACGCCGACGGCATGTACCCGCCCATGGAGCTGGACGGGGCGAGCTACTACCCGAAGCCCATGAACTGTCCATTCCACGTGGCCGTCTACCAGAGCTCCCAACGCAGCTACCGGGACCTTCCCCGCCGGTTTTTCGAGTTGGGAGCCGTGTACCGCTACGAACTTTCGGGGGCCATCCACGGCCTGCTTCGGAGCCGCGGATTCACTCAGGACGACAGCCACATCTTCTGCACGCCCGACCAGATTCCCGACGAGCTGGCCTCGCTGTTGGAGTTCACCCTGAGCGTGCTGCGGGCCTTCGGCTTCGAGGACTTCCAGGCCAAGTTGTCGACCCGCCCCGATGAGAAGTCGGTGGGTGACGACGCCCTGTGGGACATGGCCACCGACGGGCTCCGGCAGGCGTTGGAGTCGGCAGGCCTCGACTACGTGGTCGAAGAGGGTGGCGGTGCGTTCTACGGGCCAAAGATCGACGTGGACGTCACCGACGCCATCGGGCGACCCTGGCAATTATCGACCATCCAGCTGGACTTCAACCTCCCGGAACGTTTCGACCTGGAATACGTGGGCGACGATGGCGGTCGGCACCGTCCGGTGATGATCCACCGTGCGCTGATGGGGTCGATCGAACGGTTCTTCGGCGTGCTGCTGGAGCACTACGCGGGCGCGTTCCCGCTGTGGCTGGCTCCCGAGCAGGTGCGGGTGCTGCCGGTGGCCGATGAGCATCAGGCCTACGCCGAGTCGGTACGCGACCGTCTGGTGGCTGCTGGACGACGGGCCACCGTGGACCCGGCAGATGAGCCGCTGGGCAAGCGAGTACGGGCCGGCAAGGTCGGGAAGATCCCCCACGTGCTCGTGGTGGGTGACGACGACGCGGCCCACGGCACGGTGGGCGACAACGCCCGGGGTGCCGCTGCTCCCGAGCGTGACCTTTCGCTGGACGTGTTCCTGGTCCGGCTGGCCGATGCAGTGGAGTCCGGTGCGCTGGTGGCTTCGGGGCCAGCGGGGGAGACCAAGCCCTGACCGGTCTGGATCGCCTGTGGGCCGGCTGGCGACACGCCTATGTGTCGGGACTGAACGAGGAGTCCGACGCGCCCCTTGATGACGGCGAGGGCCGCACACTGTTCGAGGTGCTGGCCGATGGCGACCATCCCGACGACGAGACCCTGGTGCTGCAACGGGGGCCGACGTGCTTCGCGGTGATGAACGCCTATCCGTACACCAGCGGACACCTGATGGTGCTGCCCCGGCGGGCCGTGGGCGAGTTGGCTGAACTAACCGACGACGAGCACGCCGAACTGTGGGCGACGGTCCGGGATGCGGTGGCGGCCGTGAACTCGGCCCTAGATCCCGGTGGGGTCAACGTGGGCGTGAACCTCGGCCGGGCGGCTGGTGCCGGGATCCCGGGACACCTGCACGTTCACGTGGTGCCTCGCTGGTCTGGCGACACCAACTTCACCACCACGGTGGCCAACGTCCGGGTACTACCCGAGGCGCTGGGCGAGTCTTGGCGACGCCTCCGGGAGGCCTGGCCGGCGTGACCGGAGCCGGATGGGCTCCCGATTATGCACGGGACCTGACCCGATGATTCGTTCGGTACTGCTCGGACCAGCCATGGTCAGCATGGCCCTGATGGCTACGGCTACAGCCTGCGGCGAGACCGCCGAGTCGGGGGTCAAAGGATTCGCCCCCGAGCCGCTGATCTGGGAGACCTGCGGATACACCGAATGCGCCACCCTCATCGTTCCGATGGACCACGCTGTTCCGGAAGGACCGACCATTGAGGTGGCCGTGGCCCTGAAGCGGGCCGTCGCCGAGCCTCGGATCGGGGTGCTGGTGATGAATCCCGGCGGTCCGGGCGGGTCGGGTATCGAGATGCTGGAGTGGATGGGTCCAGCAATAGCCCATACGGACTTTCTGGGACGCTTCGACCTCGTCGGATTCGACCCTCGGGGATCGGGGTCCAGCACGACCGTCTCGTGCGTCGACGACTTC
This genomic stretch from Acidimicrobiales bacterium harbors:
- the fabI gene encoding enoyl-ACP reductase FabI is translated as MGILDDKKLLITGVLTDASLAFSVARLAQEQGAEVILTGAGRGLRLTERTARKLPLEAEVLEFDVTSAEQAESLRRHLADRWGRVDGALHAIGFAPEVCLGEDFMAAQWSDVAVAMEISAYSLKTVAEVVAPLMTNGGSIVGLDFDARFAWPAYNWMGVAKAALESASRYLARGLGPDGVRVNMVAAGPIRTIAAKSIPGFSEFEESWEKRAPLGWDVNDTEPVARACVALLSDWFPATTGSIVHVDGGYHAIGA
- the npdG gene encoding NADPH-dependent F420 reductase; its protein translation is MEIGLLGATGPAGQALAARLAGVGHDVVVGSRSKYRAMEVRDAILDKWPDRSLSIRSADNSGAADAEVVVIATPWDAAAATARSVADHLHRKVVICMSNAIAQVAGEFQPLVPPRGSVSASVQAEVPDAYVAAALHHVAATELGNLDTALASDVLVCSDHQRATETASEIIAKIPGARPLDAGGLSNAMAIEAFTAVLLQLNSRYRTRVAVRLTGIDD
- the thrS gene encoding threonine--tRNA ligase; this translates as MPDLTITLPDGSQRTLPEGATGADLAADIGPGLAKAAVIVSVDGEGRDLGRPLADGDAVSVVTADSDEGLHTLRHSTAHVLAQAVLDLWPGATHAIGPPIEDGFYYDFELPDGASFTADDLAAIDARMREIIDADQPFERFEAGATEALELFADHRYKREIIEKVTAGGADPEMAGEASNDGSVSWYRNGEGFVDLCTGPHVASTGRLGHFALQKVAGAYWRGDEKQPMLQRIYGTAWADKKALKGYLHRLAEAEKRDHRRLAAELDLVSWPDSLGPGLAVWHPKGALVRKIIEDYSRARHETGGYDFVFSPHIAKSVLWETSGHLDFYADGMYPPMELDGASYYPKPMNCPFHVAVYQSSQRSYRDLPRRFFELGAVYRYELSGAIHGLLRSRGFTQDDSHIFCTPDQIPDELASLLEFTLSVLRAFGFEDFQAKLSTRPDEKSVGDDALWDMATDGLRQALESAGLDYVVEEGGGAFYGPKIDVDVTDAIGRPWQLSTIQLDFNLPERFDLEYVGDDGGRHRPVMIHRALMGSIERFFGVLLEHYAGAFPLWLAPEQVRVLPVADEHQAYAESVRDRLVAAGRRATVDPADEPLGKRVRAGKVGKIPHVLVVGDDDAAHGTVGDNARGAAAPERDLSLDVFLVRLADAVESGALVASGPAGETKP
- a CDS encoding HIT domain-containing protein yields the protein MSGLNEESDAPLDDGEGRTLFEVLADGDHPDDETLVLQRGPTCFAVMNAYPYTSGHLMVLPRRAVGELAELTDDEHAELWATVRDAVAAVNSALDPGGVNVGVNLGRAAGAGIPGHLHVHVVPRWSGDTNFTTTVANVRVLPEALGESWRRLREAWPA